The uncultured Pseudodesulfovibrio sp. genome contains the following window.
TGGACCGTGCGCTGGTCAAAAACAAGAAGGCGTCCGTCGGGGCTTATGACGGGACCGAATGGACGCAGCGGCGCCGATCGCCTCTCGTGGATCGGGAGACCATGGGGCTGAGCCAGGACGAAAAGCGCGTCCTGGCTTTGCTTGACGACGCCGACAAGATGCACATAGATGCCCTGGGCCGGGAGCTCGGCTGGGATTCGTCCACGGTCAGCCGTATCATGCTCATGCTTGAAATGCGCGGTGCCGTGCAGCAGTTGCCCGGTATGTGGTATCTGGCCCGGGAAGTTTAACAACTTGAGGTTATTATGGATTGGAAATTGCTTGCCACCACCTTCGGCACGCTGTTCGTGGCCGAACTCGGCGACAAGACGCAGCTTGCCTGCATGCTCATGACGGCCAAGACCCAGAAACCCTGGACAGTGTTTCTCGGTTCGTCCCTGGCCCTTGTTCTGGTCAGTTTTCTGGGGGTCATGTTCGCCCAGTTTATCTGTCAGTACGTGCCCACGGACATCATCAAAAAGATCGCCGCCGTCGCCTTCGTGGTCATGGGCTGTCTGATCTTCTTTGATAAGATTTGATAAGCGGGGTTGTGGGAAGCCGGGGGGCAGTGTATTTTTCCTCTCGAAACTCTCACCTCTGACCCTAACGCCATGCAGAAGATACCCATCAATCTCGCCACTCCCGGCATGAAGCTGGCCAAGGCCGTAACCAAGGAAAACGGCATGACCATCATGGCCGAGGGTATGGAATTGACCGACAGCCTCATCGCGCGGCTGGAGGGCATGAATATCGAACGGATCACCGTGCAGGGACATCCCGTGGAAATGGGTGGTGCCGGTGCCGGGACGCATTGGGGCGAGCGACTGGAGAGGTTGGACTATCTTTTCCGACGCTATGGTGAGGACAAGTGGATGGTTCGTGTGAGGGAGCGCATGCGCCAGTATTTTCAGCTCAAGGCAGCCGCACAGGAAGCCAAGGCGCAGGCCATGAAGCAGGTCGAGGCCGCGGGCGGCATTTCTGAGGTTGATGACGCGGTCAACGGCGGAGAAGAGTCATGAAAATGGACGAGGACCTGAAAACACAGGTCAAAGGGGAGATCCTTCAGGTCAAGGACCTGCCGACACTGCCCAATGTCCTGGATAAGATCACCCAGTTAGTGGAAGACCCTGAGGCCTCGACCGAGGCCATTGCCAAGGTCATCGCCACGGACCAGGTCTTGTCCGCCAAGGTGCTCAAGATGGTCAATTCGCCCATCTACGGTTTCCCCGGCCGGATCAGCTCCATCCAGCACGCACTGGTGCTGCTCGGCTTCAACGTGGTCAGGGGCATCATCATCTCCACTTCGGTCTTCGACATGATGGTCCAGGCCATGAAGGGGTTGTGGGAGCATTCCTTGGGTTGCGCCACGGCCTGCAACATCATTGCCCGTCGCGCCGGGTTCGAGGACCCGGAGGAGTATGCCGTGGCCGGGTTGCTTCATGATTTGGGCAAGGTCGTCACGGCCGTCCAGTTGCCGGATACCCACGCGGCCATTCTCGAGACGGTGAAGGCCAAGGACTTGACCTATTTCCAATCAGAGAAAGACGTCCTCGGTTTCGGCCACGATCGCATCAACGCCTGGCTCGCCCGTCATTGGGGCCTGCCCCCGAATATCCGCGAAGCCATGACCCGTCATCACGCGCCGCAACTGGCCGAGTTCTACAAGCCCATGTCCTGCGTGGTCCACATCGGGGATTTTCTGGTTCGCCTGTTGGAGTTCGGCAACTCCGGCGATGATCAGACCGCCTATCTCCGGCCAGAGGCTCTCATCGAACTCAAGTTCCGCATGAGCGATTTGGACAAGGTTATGGACGAAATGGGCGGTCAGCTGCTCGAAGTGTCCGATTTGACCTTCTAAGTTTCCTTTTTTTGTAATATTTCAACTTGCAATTTGGCCGATTGTTTCCGTGAGGTAACAATCGGCCATTTTTTTTGCTCGATAATCATGCCACTTAGCTTTGCGAATAGGGTAGATGAGAATTGTTACCAGTTCTGTGATTGACCAATCAATTCCGTTAAGTTATCTGATTAACGGAGATATTTTAGTTGCCGAGACCAGATGCTGTAACACACAGTACGTTGGTTTGCCTGCGGGAGAAGGTCAGTGAATTCGTTATCAAAACGAAGGAACTGGCAGCGGGCGCATCTGTTTTCAGCACTGTTTTCCCTTCAAAGCATAGTGAGGCGGTGTATGCTTTCTTTCATTCGGCGGCGGCTTTCACTCAAGCTGCTCATTCCTCTTTGCCTGGTCATCGTGGCGGGTATCGGTGGCCTGGTTTACTACGTTACCGAGTCCACCTTTGGGATGGCCTATTCTGCGACCGAGAGTACGGCGCAGGAGCAGGCTGTGTCTGCGGCGCGTTCCCTGAGCATGTTTCTTACGGATCAGCGTTCCATGGCACGGATACTCGCCCGGAACCCTGACATGCTGGCAGCTGTTGAGGATATGCCCGAGGCAGCCCAGCAGGCCTGCAATGCCATCGTCAAGTCCAACCCCAACGTCTGGGGTGTTGAAGTCTTCAATGCCAAGGGGCAGGTCAAGGCCGGGGCCAACAGCAACGACGTCAAGATGGTCGGCCTTTTTGTCGCGTCCAGGCATTTTGCCAAGGAAGTACTCAAGGGCAACGACACCGGCGTCATGGACAAAAGCATTGTCTCGGATAGAAAGTCCGGGGCGCACATCTTCAGCATAAGCTACCCTATCCGTGACAACGAGGGGCAGGTGCAGGGCGGCGTCGTCCTGTTTTGTTCCTGGGACGCTTTCGTGAAGCAGTTCGTGGCTCCGATCCATATCGGGCGCAACGGCTACGGCTTTGTCTTGGACAGTGACGGCCGCTTCATCCACCACCCTGACGAAAAGCAGTTCCGCAAGGATGCCAGCGGCTATGAATTCGTCAAGCTGGCCATGGAGAAGAAGGAAGGGATTGTCGAGTACGAATGGGAAGGCGCCCGGAAATTCCTGGCCGTGTCCCAGGATCCCGTTACCGGCTGGTTCGTGTGCATGAGCGCTTCGGTCAAAGACATCGCCGCGACGGCTGCCCGTCAGGGCCAGGTCATGCAGATGGTCGGGCTCGGGTTGATCCTCGTCGTCATGCTGCTGGTTCACCTCATGCTGGCCATATTCGTGTTCCGCCCGGTAAAAAGGACCGTGGCCATGGCCGAGGAAACGGCCCACGGCGATCTGGCCAAGGTTTACGAGAAGAATGAGAACGGGGACGAGATCGCTAGCATGCAATCCGCGCTCATCGACATCCGCCGGACCGTGCGCGCCATGACCGGCAACTTCGCCGAGGTGGCCCGCCGTATCGAGCGCGGCCATTTCCATGAGCGGGGCAATGCCGAAGGTTTCGAGGGCGATTTCGCGGGACTTATAAACGGCACCAACTACATGATCGACGGCATGGTGAATCTGCTTGAGGAGCTGCCTTTGCCGCTCATGGCCATTTCCAAGGACCACACCATACTGTTCATGAACAAGGCGGGCGCGGCTCTGGGCGGGCTTGAGCTGGAAGAACTCAAGGGCATGACCTGCTCGGATTATTTCCTGACCGGTGACTGCAACCCGGAGAAGTGCGCTTGCGACAAGGCCATGCGCGGTGGAGAGATGGTTTTCTCCAACACCGAGGCGCACCCCGGAACGCGGTCCATGGAGATCGATTATTTCGGTATGCCGCTTCTGGACGAGAATGGCGAAGTTCTCGGCGCGGTCAAGGTCATCATGGATCAGACCGAAATCCGCCGGGTTCAGCGCGATATGCTTGAAACCGCCACCCAGGCCGACTCGGTAGCCACCATGTTGTCCGCCGCTTCTCAGGAGCTGGCCGCCCAGGTGGAGCAGACCACCCAGGGGGCGGAACGGCAGCAGGCCATGTCCGCGGATGTGGCCTCGGCCATGGAGCAGATGAACGCCACTGTGCTCGAGATCGCACGGAACGCATCCAACGCAGCCAAGAATGCGGATGAGATGCGAGACAATGCGGTCCGGGGCGGAGAGGTGGTTTCGGCCGTGGTCGGTTCCATCGAACAGTTACGTGAACGCGCCGGATTGGTGGACCGCAACATTCGCGACCTCGGCAAAGAGGTCGAGGCCATCGGCGCGATTATGACCGTGATTTCCGACATTGCGGACCAGACCAACCTGCTGGCGCTCAATGCCGCCATCGAGGCAGCCCGTGCGGGCGACGCAGGGCGAGGATTCGCCGTGGTCGCGGACGAGGTTCGCAAGCTGGCTGAAAAGACCATGAACGCCACCCAGGAAGTGGGCGGAGCCATCAAGTCCATCCAGGCCGGTACCCGCCGCAACCTGGCCGCCTTCCAGAGCGCTACCGAGGCCATCGACGAGTCCACGGCCCTGGCCGCCAAGGCTGGTGCGGCCCTGGACGACATCCTCAAGGTGGTCAAGGTGGCTGATGACCAGATCCGCAGTATCGCCACCGCCTCCGAGGAGCAGGCCGCGACAACTTCCGAAGTCAGCCGCAGCGTGGAGGAGGTCAACGAGGTGTCCAACGGCATAGCCGGGGCCATGACTGAATCGACCACTGCCGTGAGCGATCTGGCCCGGCTCGCCGAAGAGCTCAAGCAGATCACCACGCGCATCGGCCAGGACGACGACTAAACCGACCATCGAAAATGAATGATAGTGGAACCCTCCCGTCCGGTCAGGACGGGAGGGTTCTTGCTTTGACGCGCCCCCGGACCGGTGCTAGATTCCTTTGATGAACCAAACCCTTGAAGAATCCTTGTTTCAGCGCAAGCAGACGGGCTTTTTGCTCTCTCCGGACAAGTCTCTGGCCGAGATGCTGCAAAAGCTCTGGTCGCCGGAGGTCCTGGAATTCAGGGTCTTCGACAAGGGCGCGCGGGCCATTGAGCTGATGTTCACCGATCCGCCGGACCTTCTTGTGGTGGACAACCGGCTCAAGGATATCTCCGGCCGCGAGGTGGCCAATCTGGTCAAGAGCGAGAACGTGTACCGGCAGCTCCCGGTGGTCATGTGCGTCGATCCGGTGGACGTCGAGGAACCGTGGAACTGGAACCAGGTTGAAGTGGACGACTTTCTTGTCCGTCCTTTTAATCCGTCCGAGGTACGTGATCGCATCAACCTGACCCTGTGCCGGGCCATGCGTGCCCTGGACGCGAATCCGCTGTCCAAGCTTCCGGGCAATACCTCCATCATCCAACGCATCCAGCAGCTCATCGACAATGGCGACGACTTCGCCTTGGCCTACTGCGACCTCGACTATTTCAAGTCCTACAACGACAAGTACGGCTTCTCGCGCGGCGACGAGGTGCTCATGATGTCCGCCCGGGTCATCGTCAACACCATCCGCAGCTATCAGGGCGTATCGAGTTTCGTGGGCCATGTTGG
Protein-coding sequences here:
- a CDS encoding methyl-accepting chemotaxis protein; translated protein: MLSFIRRRLSLKLLIPLCLVIVAGIGGLVYYVTESTFGMAYSATESTAQEQAVSAARSLSMFLTDQRSMARILARNPDMLAAVEDMPEAAQQACNAIVKSNPNVWGVEVFNAKGQVKAGANSNDVKMVGLFVASRHFAKEVLKGNDTGVMDKSIVSDRKSGAHIFSISYPIRDNEGQVQGGVVLFCSWDAFVKQFVAPIHIGRNGYGFVLDSDGRFIHHPDEKQFRKDASGYEFVKLAMEKKEGIVEYEWEGARKFLAVSQDPVTGWFVCMSASVKDIAATAARQGQVMQMVGLGLILVVMLLVHLMLAIFVFRPVKRTVAMAEETAHGDLAKVYEKNENGDEIASMQSALIDIRRTVRAMTGNFAEVARRIERGHFHERGNAEGFEGDFAGLINGTNYMIDGMVNLLEELPLPLMAISKDHTILFMNKAGAALGGLELEELKGMTCSDYFLTGDCNPEKCACDKAMRGGEMVFSNTEAHPGTRSMEIDYFGMPLLDENGEVLGAVKVIMDQTEIRRVQRDMLETATQADSVATMLSAASQELAAQVEQTTQGAERQQAMSADVASAMEQMNATVLEIARNASNAAKNADEMRDNAVRGGEVVSAVVGSIEQLRERAGLVDRNIRDLGKEVEAIGAIMTVISDIADQTNLLALNAAIEAARAGDAGRGFAVVADEVRKLAEKTMNATQEVGGAIKSIQAGTRRNLAAFQSATEAIDESTALAAKAGAALDDILKVVKVADDQIRSIATASEEQAATTSEVSRSVEEVNEVSNGIAGAMTESTTAVSDLARLAEELKQITTRIGQDDD
- a CDS encoding HDOD domain-containing protein: MDEDLKTQVKGEILQVKDLPTLPNVLDKITQLVEDPEASTEAIAKVIATDQVLSAKVLKMVNSPIYGFPGRISSIQHALVLLGFNVVRGIIISTSVFDMMVQAMKGLWEHSLGCATACNIIARRAGFEDPEEYAVAGLLHDLGKVVTAVQLPDTHAAILETVKAKDLTYFQSEKDVLGFGHDRINAWLARHWGLPPNIREAMTRHHAPQLAEFYKPMSCVVHIGDFLVRLLEFGNSGDDQTAYLRPEALIELKFRMSDLDKVMDEMGGQLLEVSDLTF
- a CDS encoding diguanylate cyclase is translated as MNQTLEESLFQRKQTGFLLSPDKSLAEMLQKLWSPEVLEFRVFDKGARAIELMFTDPPDLLVVDNRLKDISGREVANLVKSENVYRQLPVVMCVDPVDVEEPWNWNQVEVDDFLVRPFNPSEVRDRINLTLCRAMRALDANPLSKLPGNTSIIQRIQQLIDNGDDFALAYCDLDYFKSYNDKYGFSRGDEVLMMSARVIVNTIRSYQGVSSFVGHVGGDDFVFILPPDKVEDACKRIIKAFDEIVPHFYDPADRKRGNITSVDREGNTKVFPLMAISLAVVVNTDRRIEHYGEVSAIAMELKKKAKEDPKSSYVIDRRQS
- a CDS encoding TMEM165/GDT1 family protein codes for the protein MDWKLLATTFGTLFVAELGDKTQLACMLMTAKTQKPWTVFLGSSLALVLVSFLGVMFAQFICQYVPTDIIKKIAAVAFVVMGCLIFFDKI